A part of Tigriopus californicus strain San Diego chromosome 10, Tcal_SD_v2.1, whole genome shotgun sequence genomic DNA contains:
- the LOC131888292 gene encoding uncharacterized protein LOC131888292, producing the protein MEIPTVSINSIGLASDRPEHEDFLDIGNKLDKAFSEYGFVYLTDHGIDQQIVQDMFEASKSFFTLSANQKLTCSRHPITTQGYVRPGQEMLDNLKEGGEKPAFHEIRESFDVVSLEPSARFPDDLVPEMRSAFVALGERLLSLSFRILEALALGLGLNPKFFVDCHQLMIQKANSSKLRSLYYPAILDLIMKGVVRCGEHSDYGTITFLFQDDLGGLEIKGPDGSWIQAPPNQGSILVNAGDLLEIFTNGKFPATRHRVVIPEEEIRRRQPRQSFVYFIHPDDSTLVKPILDEEPKLEKYQGINALQHLVNQFSATYR; encoded by the exons ACATCGGCAACAAGTTGGACAAAGCGTTCTCCGAATATGGGTTCGTATACCTCACCGATCATGGGATTGATCAGCAGATCGTTCAGGACATGTTTGAGGCCTCCAAGTCTTTCTTCACGTTGTCGGCAAACCAAAAGCTCACATGTAGTCGGCATCCCATAACCACTCAAGGCTACGTTCGACCTGGACAAGAGATGTTGGACAATCTCAAAGAGGGTGGAGAAAAG CCAGCGTTCCACGAGATTCGAGAGAGTTTCGACGTGGTGTCCTTGGAGCCGAGTGCCCGATTCCCGGACGACCTGGTGCCCGAGATGCGATCTGCCTTTGTCGCTTTGGGCGAACGTCTCCTATCATTATCCTTTCGGATCCTCGAGGCCCTGGCCTTAGGCCTGGGTCTGAATCCCAAGTTCTTTGTGGACTGCCACCAGTTGATGATCCAAAAAGCCAACAGCTCCAAGTTGCGGTCACTTTACTATCCGGCCATTCTCG ATCTGATTATGAAAGGCGTGGTGCGATGTGGAGAGCACTCGGACTATGGAACAATCACATTCTTGTTCCAAGATGACCTCGGGGGATTGGAGATTAAAGGACCAGACGGATCTTGGATACAAGCGCCTCCAAATCAAGGCAGCATTCTG GTGAACGCTGGGGATTTATTAGAGATATTCACCAATGGAAAATTCCCGGCCACTCGACACCGGGTCGTCATCCCTGAGGAGGAGATTCGCCGCAGGCAACCCCGTCAATCCTTTGTCTATTTCATTCACCCGGACGATTCCACTTTGGTCAAGCCCATCTTGGACGAAGAGCCCAAACTCGAAAAATACCAAGGCATCAATGCTCTCCAACACTTGGTCAACCAGTTTTCCGCCACTTACCGATGA